In Sceloporus undulatus isolate JIND9_A2432 ecotype Alabama chromosome 10, SceUnd_v1.1, whole genome shotgun sequence, the following proteins share a genomic window:
- the HPD gene encoding 4-hydroxyphenylpyruvate dioxygenase isoform X1: MTTYTDKGEKPERGRFLNFHSLTFWVGNAKQAASFYCNKMGFEEFAYRGLETGSREVTSHVVKQDKIIFVFSSALNPGNQEMGEHLVKHGDGVKDIAFEVEDCDFIVQKARERGAKIVKEPWIEEDKYGKVKFAIVQTYGDTTHTLIEKLDYKGLFLPGFKSPLFKDPLLKKLPPAKLNFIDHVVGNQPDQEMVPVAEWYQRNLLFHRFWSVDDKQVHTAFSALRSIVVANYEESIKMPINEPAMGKKKSQIQEYVDYYGGPGVQHIALNTSDIIAAITNLKERGLEFMSVPSTYYQLLRERLKSAKIKVKENISKLEELKILVDFDEKGYLLQIFTKPVQDRPTVFLEVIQRYNHQGFGAGNFKSLFEAIEVDQDARGNLTILTPNGESNVM; the protein is encoded by the exons ATG ACAACTTACACAGATAAAGGAGAGAAG CCCGAGAGAGGCCGGTTTCTCAATTTCCATTCCTTGACGTTCTGGGTTGGAAATGCCAAGCAG GCTGCCTCGTTTTATTGCAACAAAATGGGCTTTGAAGAATTTGCCTACCGAGGCCTGGAAACGGGAAGCCGAGAGGTGACATCTCATGTGGTCAAGCAAGACAAG ATTATCTTTGTCTTCTCATCAGCTCTCAATCCTGGAAATCAAG AAATGGGGGAGCATTTAGTGAAGCATGGAGATGGCGTGAAAGACATTGCCTTTGAAGTGGAGGACTGTGATTTCATTGTGCAG aAAGCTCGAGAGCGTGGAGCCAAGATAGTGAAAGAACCCTGGATAGAGGAAGATAAATACGGGAAAGTGAAATTTGCCATTGTTCAAACG TACGGAGACACCACACACACGCTCATTGAAAAGCTGGACTACAAAGGACTTTTCCTGCCTGGGTTTAAGTCTCCACTTTTTAAGGACCCTCTGCTAAAAAAGTT gccacCAGCAAAGCTGAATTTCATTGACCACGTGGTGGGAAACCAGCCTGACCAGGAGATGGTCCCAGTGGCGGAATG GTACCAGAGAAACCTCTTGTTCCACCGTTTTTGGTCTGTGGATGATAAGCAGGTGCACACGGCCTTCAGTGCTCTTCGCTCTATTGTAGTGGCCAATTATGAAGAATCCATTAAAATGCCAATTAATGAGCCTGCCATGGGGAAGAAGAAATCTCAGATCCAG GAATATGTTGATTATTATGGGGGCCCTGGAGTCCAGCACATTGCACTGAATACCTCAGACATCATTGCTGCG ATCACCAACTTGAAAGAACGTGGCCTTGAGTTCATGTCAGTTCCATCTACCTACTACCAGCTACTTCGAGAGAGGCTCAAATCAGCCAAGATTAAGGTGAAGGAGAACATCAGTAAACTGGAG gaaCTCAAAATCTTAGTGGACTTTGACGAGAAGGGATACTTACTTCAGATCTTCACTAAGCCTGTTCAGGACAGGCCGACCGTCTTCCTGGAGGTCATACAGCGCTACAACCATCAG GGATTTGGTGCTGGGAACTTCAAATCTTTGTTTGAAGCAATTGAAGTGGACCAAGATGCCCGGGGAAACCTCACCATCCTGACACCCAATGGAGAATCAAACGTCATGTAA
- the HPD gene encoding 4-hydroxyphenylpyruvate dioxygenase isoform X2 produces MGFEEFAYRGLETGSREVTSHVVKQDKIIFVFSSALNPGNQEMGEHLVKHGDGVKDIAFEVEDCDFIVQKARERGAKIVKEPWIEEDKYGKVKFAIVQTYGDTTHTLIEKLDYKGLFLPGFKSPLFKDPLLKKLPPAKLNFIDHVVGNQPDQEMVPVAEWYQRNLLFHRFWSVDDKQVHTAFSALRSIVVANYEESIKMPINEPAMGKKKSQIQEYVDYYGGPGVQHIALNTSDIIAAITNLKERGLEFMSVPSTYYQLLRERLKSAKIKVKENISKLEELKILVDFDEKGYLLQIFTKPVQDRPTVFLEVIQRYNHQGFGAGNFKSLFEAIEVDQDARGNLTILTPNGESNVM; encoded by the exons ATGGGCTTTGAAGAATTTGCCTACCGAGGCCTGGAAACGGGAAGCCGAGAGGTGACATCTCATGTGGTCAAGCAAGACAAG ATTATCTTTGTCTTCTCATCAGCTCTCAATCCTGGAAATCAAG AAATGGGGGAGCATTTAGTGAAGCATGGAGATGGCGTGAAAGACATTGCCTTTGAAGTGGAGGACTGTGATTTCATTGTGCAG aAAGCTCGAGAGCGTGGAGCCAAGATAGTGAAAGAACCCTGGATAGAGGAAGATAAATACGGGAAAGTGAAATTTGCCATTGTTCAAACG TACGGAGACACCACACACACGCTCATTGAAAAGCTGGACTACAAAGGACTTTTCCTGCCTGGGTTTAAGTCTCCACTTTTTAAGGACCCTCTGCTAAAAAAGTT gccacCAGCAAAGCTGAATTTCATTGACCACGTGGTGGGAAACCAGCCTGACCAGGAGATGGTCCCAGTGGCGGAATG GTACCAGAGAAACCTCTTGTTCCACCGTTTTTGGTCTGTGGATGATAAGCAGGTGCACACGGCCTTCAGTGCTCTTCGCTCTATTGTAGTGGCCAATTATGAAGAATCCATTAAAATGCCAATTAATGAGCCTGCCATGGGGAAGAAGAAATCTCAGATCCAG GAATATGTTGATTATTATGGGGGCCCTGGAGTCCAGCACATTGCACTGAATACCTCAGACATCATTGCTGCG ATCACCAACTTGAAAGAACGTGGCCTTGAGTTCATGTCAGTTCCATCTACCTACTACCAGCTACTTCGAGAGAGGCTCAAATCAGCCAAGATTAAGGTGAAGGAGAACATCAGTAAACTGGAG gaaCTCAAAATCTTAGTGGACTTTGACGAGAAGGGATACTTACTTCAGATCTTCACTAAGCCTGTTCAGGACAGGCCGACCGTCTTCCTGGAGGTCATACAGCGCTACAACCATCAG GGATTTGGTGCTGGGAACTTCAAATCTTTGTTTGAAGCAATTGAAGTGGACCAAGATGCCCGGGGAAACCTCACCATCCTGACACCCAATGGAGAATCAAACGTCATGTAA